The proteins below are encoded in one region of Solenopsis invicta isolate M01_SB chromosome 8, UNIL_Sinv_3.0, whole genome shotgun sequence:
- the LOC105199615 gene encoding DNA-binding protein inhibitor ID-2 — protein MKAMVVSPVSGRVPPNHRGVLHNGLGIGGTRRDLEAEEVAAYLTKLRSLVPDMPRKRKLSKLEVIQRVIEYICDLQTALEETNAAHQDAKTTTMTTTTAEATVTTVTTQRQPLQPLLNVATTTPPLSRLLPPPPPPYHVDHHVRRGGDGRRSVTWRRWDPLGYYYRS, from the coding sequence ATGAAGGCAATGGTGGTGAGCCCGGTGAGCGGCAGAGTGCCGCCGAACCACCGCGGCGTTCTGCACAATGGCCTAGGGATCGGCGGCACCAGGCGTGACCTCGAGGCCGAGGAGGTGGCCGCCTATCTGACGAAGCTGCGCTCCCTCGTGCCGGACATGCCGCGCAAGCGGAAGCTGTCCAAGCTCGAGGTGATCCAGAGGGTGATCGAGTACATCTGTGACCTGCAGACCGCCCTGGAGGAGACGAACGCCGCGCATCAGGACGCGAAaacaacgacgatgacgacgacaacggcggaGGCGACGGTGACCACGGTGACGACGCAGAGACAACCCCTGCAACCGCTGCTGAACGTTGCCACCACCACACCACCTCTATCGcggctgctgccgccgccgccgccgccataCCACGTCGACCATCACGTCCGTCGTGGCGGCGACGGTCGCCGATCGGTGACCTGGCGCCGGTGGGACCCGCTAGGGTACTACTACAGGTCGTAG
- the LOC105199614 gene encoding puromycin-sensitive aminopeptidase isoform X2, which produces MFSRVVARVSVRCRLVSQQNGKGVDDNLLSRLLRASDTVGNGGTLCARCRSRTSEVASEPSGAMSGDEKPFRRLPSCVRPYHYDISLTPNLTTFTFDGTENVYLNVQSPTDTIVLNSLEINIKSAIFNGNDGKTITAKNIELSASEETATLLFPEALPFGKSGYLNIEFVGEINDKMKGFYRSKYSGLDGNCAVTYLCPTSARKLFPCWDEPSLKATFDIRLTIPSQTSLVGLSNMPVKNKITNGNYETLTFERTPIMSTYLVAIVVGDFDYIEDMSSDGVKIRVYVPKSKKEQGQFALEVATKVLPYYKTYFGIAYPLPKIDLIAIADFASGAMENWGLVTYRETCLLVDPQNTSTVRKQWIALIIAHELAHQWFGNLVTMEWWTHLWLNEGYASFVEFLCVAHLFPEYDMWTQFVTDTYIRALELDALKNSHPIEVPVGHPSEIDEIFDDISYHKGASVIRMLHAYIGDDDFRKGMNLYLKRHSYANAETEDLWAALEEVSNKAVRRVMSSWTKRQGFPVVKVDYRQEGDNRILSLSQERFLADGSVDNNEDNAWLIPVSVSSSQDPSKTVFDGILDAKTKEFVIQNVPEGTWLKVNPGTVGFYRTRYSQSALSLLLPAIKDHTLPPLDRLGLLDDLFAMVQAGYASTVEVLELMQAFLHEDNYTVWSTIVNILSKIGILISHLDFEDSLKAFGRNLFRDVNARLGWDPKPNESHLNTLLRCLVLGRMVALNDHDTIEEAKRRFELHVNGTTTLAADVRTPVYRAVLSVGDVNTYETMIKLYREADLQEEKERILRALGAIKDEDLSQLRKVLDFAMSEEVRAQDTVFAIMSVTLSYKGRLMAWNFFKEKWKTLLDRYEGGFLMARLVKFTTENFVTEEQAKDVENFFEEHPIPGTERTVQQCVESIRLNAAWLSREKDSIRKYLTTQV; this is translated from the exons ATGTTCTCGCGCGTCGTCGCACGTGTAAGTGTGCGCTGTCGCCTTGTGAGTCAGCAAAACGGGAAGGGAGTCGACGATAATCTGTTGTCGCGGCTGTTACGAGCGAGCGATACCGTCGGGAACGGTGGAACCCTGTGCGCGCGTTGCCGCAGCAGAACGAGTGAAGTTGCCAGCGAGCCGAGCGGAGCGATGTCGGGCGACGAGAAGCCGTTTCGCCGTCTGCCGTCGTGCGTGCGTCCCTATCACTACGATATTTCGCTGACGCCGAATCTCACCACCTTCACCTTCGACGGCACGGAGAATGTGTACCTCAAT GTGCAAAGTCCAACGGATACCATTGTATTGAACTCCCtggaaattaatataaaaagcgCGATTTTTAACGGAAATGACGGTAAGACCATTACCGCCAAGAATATCGAGCTATCGGCGTCGGAGGAAACAGCTACGTTGCTGTTTCCCGAGGCTCTGCCGTTTGGTAAAAGCGGATACCTGAACATAGAATTCGTGGGCGAGATCAATGACAAGATGAAGGGCTTTTACAGGAGCAAGTATAGCGG GCTAGACGGTAATTGCGCCGTAACCTATTTGTGTCCTACGTCGGCGCGGAAGTTATTTCCATGCTGGGACGAACCGTCTCTCAAAGCAACCTTTGATATACGTCTCACAATTCCATCTCAAACATCCCTCGTCGGATTATCAAACATG cctgtgaaaaacaaaattacgaATGGCAACTACGAGACATTGACTTTTGAAAGAACGCCTATCATGTCAACGTACTTAGTGGCCATAGTGGTAGGCGATTTCGATTACATCGAGGACATGTCTAGTGATGGTGTGAAAATTCGAGTTTATGTGCCGAAATCCAAGAAAGAACAGGGTCAGTTTGCCCTGGAAGTAGCCACCAAGGTATTGCCTTACTACAAGACTTACTTTGGTATCGCGTATCCCCTGCCGAAGATCGATCTTATAGCGATCGCCGATTTTGCATCCGGCGCTATGGAAAATTGGGGACTCGTCACGTATCGCGAGACCTGTTTGCTCGTGGATCCTCAGAACACGTCAACGGTGCGCAAACAGTGGATTGCGTTGATAATAGCGCACGAGCTGGCACATCAATGGTTCGGCAATCTCGTAACGATGGAATGGTGGACGCATCTATGGTTGAACGAGGGTTACGCGTCGTTCGTAGAATTTCTTTGCGTCGCACATCTGTTCCCAGAATACGACATGTGGACGCAATTCGTGACGGACACGTATATCCGAGCATTGGAACTGGATGCTCTGAAGAACAGTCATCCGATTGAGGTGCCGGTCGGTCATCCGTCGGAGATCGACGAGATCTTCGACGACATATCGTATCACAAGGGTGCCTCTGTGATCCGTATGTTGCACGCGTACATAGGTGACGACGATTTTAGAAAGGGTATGAATCTATATTTGAAGAGACATAGCTACGCCAATGCGGAGACGGAGGATCTCTGGGCCGCGTTGGAAGAAGTCAGTAACAAGGCTGTGCGTAGAGTGATGTCATCATGGACCAAGAGACAGGGTTTCCCCGTTGTCAAGGTCGACTATCGTCAAGAGGGCGACAATAGGATTCTGTCGTTGTCCCAAGAGAGATTCCTGGCCGATGGATCGGTGGATAACAATGAGGATAACGCGTGGCTCATACCCGTAAGCGTGAGCTCTTCACAGGATCCGAGCAAAACGGTATTCGACGGCATATTAGACGCGAAAACCAAGGAATTTGTGATCCAGAACGTTCCCGAAGGCACATGGCTGAAGGTCAATCCTGGTACAGTCGGTTTCTATCGCACTCGTTATAGTCAGTCCGCTCTATCGCTTTTGTTACCCGCGATTAAGGACCACACGTTACCTCCTCTGGACAGATTAGGCTTACTGGACGATCTCTTCGCGATGGTACAGGCGGGTTACGCATCCACGGTGGAAGTGCTCGAATTAATGCAGGCGTTTCTGCACGAGGACAATTATACCGTTTGGTCTACTATAGTGAATATTCTAAGTAAAATCGGCATTCTCATTTCACACTTAGATTTCGAAGATTCTCTCAAAGCGTTCGGACGTAATTTGTTCCGCGACGTTAACGCCAGATTAGGCTGGGATCCTAAGCCGAACGAAAGTCATTTAAATACGTTACTCAGGTGTCTCGTATTAGGCCGTATGGTAGCTTTAAATGATCATGATACTATCGAAGAAGCGAAGAGAAGATTCGAGCTGCACGTGAATGGCACGACAACGCTCGCCGCCGATGTGCGCACTCCAGTTTATCGAGCTGTGCTCTCCGTGGGCGACGTCAATACTTACGAGactatgataaaattatacaggGAGGCAGATCTTCAAGAGGAGAAAGAGCGGATACTGCGTGCGCTTGGAGCGATCAAAGACGAAGACCTTTCTCAGTTGAGAAAGGTCCTGGACTTTGCCATGAGCGAAGAGGTTCGTGCTCAAGACACAGTATTCGCCATTATGTCCGTGACCCTGTCGTACAAGGGACGTCTCATGGCGTGGAACTTCTTCAAGGAAAAATGGAAGACCCTGCTGGATCGTTACGAGGGCGGCTTCTTGATGGCACGACTGGTGAAGTTCACCACGGAGAACTTTGTCACCGAAGAACAAGCCAAAGATGTAGAGAACTTCTTTGAGGAACACCCGATTCCGGGTACCGAGAGAACGGTGCAGCAGTGCGTGGAGTCCATTAGATTGAACGCCGCATGGCTCAGCCGAGAAAAAGACTCCATCAGAAAATATCTGACCACTCAGGTCTAG
- the LOC105199614 gene encoding puromycin-sensitive aminopeptidase isoform X1 — MFSRVVARVSVRCRLVSQQNGKGVDDNLLSRLLRASDTVGNGGTLCARCRSRTSEVASEPSGAMSGDEKPFRRLPSCVRPYHYDISLTPNLTTFTFDGTENVYLNVQSPTDTIVLNSLEINIKSAIFNGNDGKTITAKNIELSASEETATLLFPEALPFGKSGYLNIEFVGEINDKMKGFYRSKYSGEDGTVEHAVVTQFEPTDARRCFPCWDEPALKATFDITLKVPISLTALSNMPVKNKITNGNYETLTFERTPIMSTYLVAIVVGDFDYIEDMSSDGVKIRVYVPKSKKEQGQFALEVATKVLPYYKTYFGIAYPLPKIDLIAIADFASGAMENWGLVTYRETCLLVDPQNTSTVRKQWIALIIAHELAHQWFGNLVTMEWWTHLWLNEGYASFVEFLCVAHLFPEYDMWTQFVTDTYIRALELDALKNSHPIEVPVGHPSEIDEIFDDISYHKGASVIRMLHAYIGDDDFRKGMNLYLKRHSYANAETEDLWAALEEVSNKAVRRVMSSWTKRQGFPVVKVDYRQEGDNRILSLSQERFLADGSVDNNEDNAWLIPVSVSSSQDPSKTVFDGILDAKTKEFVIQNVPEGTWLKVNPGTVGFYRTRYSQSALSLLLPAIKDHTLPPLDRLGLLDDLFAMVQAGYASTVEVLELMQAFLHEDNYTVWSTIVNILSKIGILISHLDFEDSLKAFGRNLFRDVNARLGWDPKPNESHLNTLLRCLVLGRMVALNDHDTIEEAKRRFELHVNGTTTLAADVRTPVYRAVLSVGDVNTYETMIKLYREADLQEEKERILRALGAIKDEDLSQLRKVLDFAMSEEVRAQDTVFAIMSVTLSYKGRLMAWNFFKEKWKTLLDRYEGGFLMARLVKFTTENFVTEEQAKDVENFFEEHPIPGTERTVQQCVESIRLNAAWLSREKDSIRKYLTTQV; from the exons ATGTTCTCGCGCGTCGTCGCACGTGTAAGTGTGCGCTGTCGCCTTGTGAGTCAGCAAAACGGGAAGGGAGTCGACGATAATCTGTTGTCGCGGCTGTTACGAGCGAGCGATACCGTCGGGAACGGTGGAACCCTGTGCGCGCGTTGCCGCAGCAGAACGAGTGAAGTTGCCAGCGAGCCGAGCGGAGCGATGTCGGGCGACGAGAAGCCGTTTCGCCGTCTGCCGTCGTGCGTGCGTCCCTATCACTACGATATTTCGCTGACGCCGAATCTCACCACCTTCACCTTCGACGGCACGGAGAATGTGTACCTCAAT GTGCAAAGTCCAACGGATACCATTGTATTGAACTCCCtggaaattaatataaaaagcgCGATTTTTAACGGAAATGACGGTAAGACCATTACCGCCAAGAATATCGAGCTATCGGCGTCGGAGGAAACAGCTACGTTGCTGTTTCCCGAGGCTCTGCCGTTTGGTAAAAGCGGATACCTGAACATAGAATTCGTGGGCGAGATCAATGACAAGATGAAGGGCTTTTACAGGAGCAAGTATAGCGG AGAGGACGGTACCGTTGAACACGCGGTGGTTACCCAGTTTGAGCCGACAGATGCTAGACGTTGCTTCCCATGCTGGGACGAACCAGCACTCAAAGCCACATTTGACATTACGCTAAAAGTACCAATCAGTCTTACTGCACTTTCCAATATG cctgtgaaaaacaaaattacgaATGGCAACTACGAGACATTGACTTTTGAAAGAACGCCTATCATGTCAACGTACTTAGTGGCCATAGTGGTAGGCGATTTCGATTACATCGAGGACATGTCTAGTGATGGTGTGAAAATTCGAGTTTATGTGCCGAAATCCAAGAAAGAACAGGGTCAGTTTGCCCTGGAAGTAGCCACCAAGGTATTGCCTTACTACAAGACTTACTTTGGTATCGCGTATCCCCTGCCGAAGATCGATCTTATAGCGATCGCCGATTTTGCATCCGGCGCTATGGAAAATTGGGGACTCGTCACGTATCGCGAGACCTGTTTGCTCGTGGATCCTCAGAACACGTCAACGGTGCGCAAACAGTGGATTGCGTTGATAATAGCGCACGAGCTGGCACATCAATGGTTCGGCAATCTCGTAACGATGGAATGGTGGACGCATCTATGGTTGAACGAGGGTTACGCGTCGTTCGTAGAATTTCTTTGCGTCGCACATCTGTTCCCAGAATACGACATGTGGACGCAATTCGTGACGGACACGTATATCCGAGCATTGGAACTGGATGCTCTGAAGAACAGTCATCCGATTGAGGTGCCGGTCGGTCATCCGTCGGAGATCGACGAGATCTTCGACGACATATCGTATCACAAGGGTGCCTCTGTGATCCGTATGTTGCACGCGTACATAGGTGACGACGATTTTAGAAAGGGTATGAATCTATATTTGAAGAGACATAGCTACGCCAATGCGGAGACGGAGGATCTCTGGGCCGCGTTGGAAGAAGTCAGTAACAAGGCTGTGCGTAGAGTGATGTCATCATGGACCAAGAGACAGGGTTTCCCCGTTGTCAAGGTCGACTATCGTCAAGAGGGCGACAATAGGATTCTGTCGTTGTCCCAAGAGAGATTCCTGGCCGATGGATCGGTGGATAACAATGAGGATAACGCGTGGCTCATACCCGTAAGCGTGAGCTCTTCACAGGATCCGAGCAAAACGGTATTCGACGGCATATTAGACGCGAAAACCAAGGAATTTGTGATCCAGAACGTTCCCGAAGGCACATGGCTGAAGGTCAATCCTGGTACAGTCGGTTTCTATCGCACTCGTTATAGTCAGTCCGCTCTATCGCTTTTGTTACCCGCGATTAAGGACCACACGTTACCTCCTCTGGACAGATTAGGCTTACTGGACGATCTCTTCGCGATGGTACAGGCGGGTTACGCATCCACGGTGGAAGTGCTCGAATTAATGCAGGCGTTTCTGCACGAGGACAATTATACCGTTTGGTCTACTATAGTGAATATTCTAAGTAAAATCGGCATTCTCATTTCACACTTAGATTTCGAAGATTCTCTCAAAGCGTTCGGACGTAATTTGTTCCGCGACGTTAACGCCAGATTAGGCTGGGATCCTAAGCCGAACGAAAGTCATTTAAATACGTTACTCAGGTGTCTCGTATTAGGCCGTATGGTAGCTTTAAATGATCATGATACTATCGAAGAAGCGAAGAGAAGATTCGAGCTGCACGTGAATGGCACGACAACGCTCGCCGCCGATGTGCGCACTCCAGTTTATCGAGCTGTGCTCTCCGTGGGCGACGTCAATACTTACGAGactatgataaaattatacaggGAGGCAGATCTTCAAGAGGAGAAAGAGCGGATACTGCGTGCGCTTGGAGCGATCAAAGACGAAGACCTTTCTCAGTTGAGAAAGGTCCTGGACTTTGCCATGAGCGAAGAGGTTCGTGCTCAAGACACAGTATTCGCCATTATGTCCGTGACCCTGTCGTACAAGGGACGTCTCATGGCGTGGAACTTCTTCAAGGAAAAATGGAAGACCCTGCTGGATCGTTACGAGGGCGGCTTCTTGATGGCACGACTGGTGAAGTTCACCACGGAGAACTTTGTCACCGAAGAACAAGCCAAAGATGTAGAGAACTTCTTTGAGGAACACCCGATTCCGGGTACCGAGAGAACGGTGCAGCAGTGCGTGGAGTCCATTAGATTGAACGCCGCATGGCTCAGCCGAGAAAAAGACTCCATCAGAAAATATCTGACCACTCAGGTCTAG